A portion of the Terriglobales bacterium genome contains these proteins:
- a CDS encoding YtxH domain-containing protein: MSYKRFGEYQASERSSVGTALTFLFIGLGIGALTALLFAPKTGKQMRRLLRRRYDDALEGAEDLVERGGEWVKRGSELAEEVRDRVSPVSKMFDR, translated from the coding sequence GTATCAGGCCTCGGAGCGCAGCTCGGTGGGCACGGCGCTGACTTTCCTGTTCATCGGTTTGGGGATCGGCGCCCTGACCGCGCTGCTATTCGCCCCCAAGACCGGCAAACAGATGCGGCGCTTGCTGCGCCGGCGCTACGACGACGCCCTCGAAGGCGCGGAGGACTTGGTCGAACGCGGCGGCGAATGGGTCAAGCGGGGCAGCGAGCTCGCTGAGGAAGTCCGGGACCGCGTCTCCCCGGTCAGCAAGATGTTCGATCGCTAA